In Oncorhynchus mykiss isolate Arlee chromosome 32, USDA_OmykA_1.1, whole genome shotgun sequence, the DNA window GGATGAACGGATGGCTGGATGATGAATGAATGAAGTTTGACATCTATCCACCCAGCTACGTATCTTAGGTTCCTTTCATGGTAGCGTGTTGGAATGTGCCGAGTTGTGAACCTAAGACCCAGCATTAAAACCCCTTTCCTGTCCTGTCTCCCCTCAGGTTCACTGAGACGCTGGTGAACATCAGGAACCGCCACAACAACGTGGTTACCACCATGGCACAGGGAGTGGTGGAGTACAAGGATGCCTTTGGCTCCGACCCTGTGACCAATCAGAACGTCCAGTACTTCTTGGATCGCTTCTACATGAGCCGCATCTCCACACGCATGATCATGAACCAGCACTGTCAGTATACAATACTAAATATACACTGAGGGTACCAAGCATTTGGAACATctccctaatattgagttgcacccccccccttttgccctcagaacagcctcaattagctGAGGTAtgggctctacaaggtgttgaaagccttccacagggatgctgactccaatatgtcaagttggctggatggcctttgggtggtggattatcttgatacacacgggaaactgttgagtgtgaaaaacccagcagtgttgatgttcttgacacactcaaaccggtgcgccaggcataccccattcaaaggcacttaaatattttgtcttgcccattcatcctctgaatggcacacatatgcaatccatgtctcaattgtctcaaggcttaagagtcctcctttaacctgtctcctccccttcatctatactgattgaagtggatttatcaagtgacatcaataagggatcatagctttcacctgatcagtcttagtcatggaaagagcaggtgtaatgttttgtacactcagtgtataccatactactataataatatattaatatacagtgcattcgtaaagtattcagaccccttgactttttacgttacagccttattcaaaaatggttTAAATGGTTTTTTCCCCTcgtaaatctacacacaataccacataatgccaaagcaaaaacaggtttttagaaaaaaaaaaaaataatgtaataatgaaatatcatattcattattcagaccctttactcagcgattacagcctcgagtcttcctgGCAcgtctgtatttggggagtttctcttattcttctctgcagatcctctgtcaggttggatggggaccataactgcacagctattttcaggtctctccagagatgttcaatcgggttcaagtccggactctggctgggccactcaaagacattaattaagagacttatcccgaagccaatccttcgttgacttggctgtgtgcttagggttgttgtcttgggtcctgagtgctctggagcaggttttcatcaagtatctttctctatgttgctctgttaatcttttcctcgatcttgactagtctcccagtccctgctgctgaaaaacatccccacagcatgatgctgccaccaccatgcctcaccgtagggatggtgccaggtttcctccagatgtgacgcttggcattcaggccaaagagttcaatattagtttcatcagaccagagaatcttgtttctcacggtctgagagtcctttcggtgccttttggcaaactccaagcgggctgtcgtgcctttcaGCGAGGAGTggattccatctggccactctaccttaaagacctgattggtagtgtgttgcagagatggttgtccttctggaaggttctcccatctccacaaaagaagtctggagctctgtcagagtgaccatcgggttcttggtcacctccctgaacaaggcccttctcccctgattgctcagtttggccaggcggccagctctaggaagagtcttggtggtttcaaacttcttccatttaagaatgatagaggccactgtgttcttggggaccttaatgCTGTAGacaatttttggtacccttccccagatctgtgcctcggcacaatcctgtttcggagccaTACGGACCAATCCTTCGACCTCAACTGTGtctgtctttccaaatcatgtcacatcaattgaatttagcacaggtggactccaatcaagttgtagaaacatctcaaggatgatcaatggaaacaggatgcacctgagttcaatttcgagtctcataccaaagggtctcaatacttattGTAACGTGGTAATGTTGAACCCAAGAACAGAGAATGAACCAGACCAGGAAACGGCGACCTGAGAAAACGTAAAGACTTTACTTGGAAAAAATAAACAGAACAATACAGGAAactcaaaaaacaaaacaataaacactagtACTCAATCTACACGGGGGAGACATACAAGAAACTAAATCCATGAGCTAACAAAAGGGAACAGAAAACACCTCTCTTAAAGGGGAAGCAATAATGAAATAAAAAGAAACACCTGGGTATCAAACAAAGTCTCTAGGGGCGTCTCTGCCGCCCTCTGGTACCCGGAGGAACCATGACACTTATGCAATGCatttgttttcgctttgtcattatggggtatttatttagatttttttttatatatatatttttaagcaattttagaataagtctgtaacctaacaaaatgtggaaaatgtgaagggatctgaatactttctgaatgcactgtataccatACTCAAAAGTACCATTGTGACGTGTTTTTGAATCGGCATCCAGGTGTGGTTATTACCACATGAATTTCATGTACCTCTTCAGCTCTCATCTTTGATGGAAGCGCCAACCCCGCCCATCCCAAGCACATTGGCACCATCGACCCTGACTGCGCCGTGACGGAGGTGGTAAAAGGTGCTGTCCCTCATCAGCTACAACatgccacacaaacacacactatactTAGTCCCGAGATAACAAACTTGATTTACAGGAGTAATCTCACCATCTTTCTCACTGCTACAGTAGGTGGTTGTGAACATGTCTGAACATGTCATCCTAGAAGTCGTTTGAGCTGACATCAAAATAACATAATTCACGATTCGTGTAGGccggctctggcccaacccatcagtTTCTGTGACCAATCAGAACGGTTTGAAGAAGAAGTTGCAGAGGAGGGAGGCAAATCCAGACTCCTCTTGGAGAGGAAAACGTTAGTGGGCGTGGCGTTGGGCCAGAGCGATGTGGATTGGTAGCCAGGCAACCTTTTCACCTTGAGATCTGCACAGAATATAAATTCTCCTGTAATTTTAAACACAGTAGAAGATGTGTGTAAACgtaatcatttttaaatggatacAGAGACAGACGGTTCTCCACCTGTCCCTGTTGCTACATGTCATTTTGTCTAGTTTATTATTCTACTTTTGTAACGGTTATTACATTTAGTTGTTATGGTAACTAGATTGAATGTCAGTGTACTACAGTCCTAGTTTTGTCTGTCTGTTCCCAGATGCCTTTGATAGCTCCAAGATGCTCTGTGAACAGTACTACATGACCTCGCCAGAGATTGACCTCACACAAGTCAACGGTAAATCACATTCTATACCGGGCTGAACAGACCTTGGTTCAGTTTGTATTTGTTTCccttcaaatactttagctgctCTTGATTGAGCTGTAGTAGCTGTGCTTGGTTGAGCTTGCCTGGCTCAATTGATCCAATAGAATAGTCCCAGAAGTATAAACCAGCCCAGCTGGCACTGCTGATGGGCTCAATCAAATGCACAaagtatttgaaatctttcaaatactatTTGGTGTCAGGTCTGTTTGATACAACATTATGCAGTCACATGTTGTATTGTGCCAATCGAAAGGAGAATGGCCAGAGAATCTTGAAGCTGTTTCTAGTTCTCCTATTTCTAAAATAGTAACATTTGGGAAGCCAGTGGGGGttggtagcctagcagttaagagcgttgggccagtaacctaaaggtcGCTGGTCCGAATCCccaagccaactaggtgaaaaatctgttgatgtgctcttgagcaaggcacttaactaattgctcctgtaaattgctctggataagagagacTGCTAAATGACCAACAATTAAATGTAAGATTAGGTTTACAGAAACAATCTGCAAGGTCATATTTGCATTGTGAGTCATTTGAGGTTTTGCTAGGTTTCAGTTAAGTTTATTTATCTGCGAGTGGGTTGGGTATTCTTGATCTCGCATTCAATTCCTCTTTGTCTACTCAATTTGGGGCGCAATttgctaagtgtgtgtgtttgtttgcacagGCTAGACTGTGTAAGTGTTGTTCAGAGATATTTAGTGGTGTTCAGAGATTGTGTTTTCTGTATCTGAGGCACACAGACTTTGAACCACAGGCAGCCATGTCTACAGAGAACCATTCATTCATACATGTCAGTTACATAGAAGTCAATAAGTATTGAATGTATACCTGTGTATCGCCCCTGTGTAGGTTATATGTGTCGCATGAACAGGATAACAGCCAATAGCACCACTTCAAAAGTCTAACCATGACAAATAATCACCTTTGCCTAAACTAGATCAAATCCAGATGTGATTTGGTGCCCAAACATACATCCCAGCCATAAAATAGCATCACCTACATCTAATACATTACATTGGGGTGTTGAACAATCACATTAGAATTAATGATTCATCATAGCTTGCCTTTGGTCAATGTGCACCAAATCAATCCCCACCAGTTTATCTGTCTCCAGTCAGCAGCAGTGGAACAGAACAGCAACAAGACCCTTGCTACATGCTCAGTCTTGTCGCCGGGCAGATTTCTCTCAGGGAAGCGTCCAAGTCCAACTCTTAATAATAAACCTCAGTTCACCCAAATTCAGCTATTTTAATAGTCACCATGTTAAATGAGCCATAAAAAAGGAAAACAAGGTCTGTTCATGGGCTTGGTTGGTAGTAGCCTTGTCCCCAGGGCCCAGTTTTTCCAAGTCATCTGTCTGGATTTCCCCTATCGAATAGGATTCAATGCAtaaaaatagaatgaatagaaggAACAAattgttgacttgaatggggactccCATTATATTTATATGCATTGAATCCTGTCCGATAtagacaatattttttttaaaactgggCCCTAGCCAACAAAAATGGCTGGTAACGAGATTAGTTTGGCAGAAGAGTAAATTCTGAATTTGATAGTGGTTATTGAGTTGAGTTGTGCATGTTATGCATTTGCAATAAGATGTGAAAGTTGCTTTTAGTTTCTAGTAACTTCTATTCTCAGTTGTGTATGTTATACATTTTCAATAAGTCTAAGTCATGTTTGGTTTGGAGTCATTTGGAGTAATGATCAGTGTTCCTCAGCCAAAGGTCCTGACCAGCCTCTTCGTATTGTCTATGTTCCTTCCCATCTCTACCACATGCTGTTTGAGCTCTTCAAGGTACACCAAACATGTCCTTACTATGTCACTTTTATTTATATGACCTCAATTTGATTCATATTACTTTGTCATTTTCTCAAGCAATGGTTGTTTTGTTTCCAGAACGCCATGAGAGCAACAGTGGAGACTCATGAAATGGCCCTGCATCTCCCGCCGGTCAAAGTCCGAGTCTCACTGGGCAGTGAGGACCTAACAATCAAGGTAAACAAAGGCTCAGAGAGTATTAACCGTCCACCATCACAATGAGACATGACACATTACATTCACAGCATACAAAAGGTAGTGCATGCACATCCAACATCCTTCCACACATGCAGGTTGGAAATAATACCATGGGACATAGACGCCTAGTGTGTACAGTTGAATGTGTATATTTGTCTATGAATACGTACAGTATTACTATAGATTTCCTGCTAGGTCCTAATATGATATTTGGGGAGACAACAGGAAGATCGGCTGGAACCGAGAGTGGATCAGATCTGtaacgttgttgttgttgtttctagaTATCAGATCGAGGAGGCGGAGTTCCCCTGAGGAAGATAGAGCGTTTGTTCAGTTACATGTACTCCACCGCCCCCAGCCCCGTCGATATTGACAACAGCCGCAATGCACCACTGGTAACACCCTGTCCTGGTGCCATTTAAactatatagttgaatagtgcattcggaaagtattcagagcttgactttttccacattttgttacgttacaggcttattctaaaatgtattaaatcattttttccgtcatcaatctacacgtaATACCCACTTAAATAACATCCATCTGATGCATCTGAATGTGGGAAGACTCATCATGTGACCAGCTTGTGATAGAGCCCAGTCCTCATAACCTAGCTTACTACTCCACTCTGTGATCCATCAAcaggcatttatttatttattttttatttcacctttatttaaccaggtaggctagttgagaacaagttctcatttacaactgcgacctggccaagatgaagcaaagcagtgtgacacaaacaacaacacagagttacacatggaatacacATACACATAGTCATATAGCCTAACCTACCActccagaccctttactcagtactttgttgaaccacctttggcagcgattacagccttgagtcttcttgggtatgacgctatgagcttggcacacctgtatttggggattttcttccattcttctctgcagatcctctcaagctctgccaggttggatggggagtatcgctttacagctattttcaggccactcaaggacattcagagacttgtcccgaaacagATCCTACATtgtcttcgccccagtctgatgtcctgagcgctgtggagcaggttttcatca includes these proteins:
- the LOC110488016 gene encoding pyruvate dehydrogenase (acetyl-transferring) kinase isozyme 2, mitochondrial isoform X1; translation: MKFTQFLLRNSSIPKQALVDRFSKFSPSPLSMKQFIDFGSANACEKTSFVFLRQELPVRLANIMKEIDFLPDKLLSTPSLQLLQSWYATSLMEIVGFLEKDPDDKKILKKFTETLVNIRNRHNNVVTTMAQGVVEYKDAFGSDPVTNQNVQYFLDRFYMSRISTRMIMNQHSLIFDGSANPAHPKHIGTIDPDCAVTEVVKDAFDSSKMLCEQYYMTSPEIDLTQVNAKGPDQPLRIVYVPSHLYHMLFELFKNAMRATVETHEMALHLPPVKVRVSLGSEDLTIKISDRGGGVPLRKIERLFSYMYSTAPSPVDIDNSRNAPLAGFGYGLPISRLYAKYFQGDLQLYSMEGYGTSAVIYLKALSSESVERLPVYNQSAIRHYQTSNEADDWCMPSKDPKKLGKYERRS